In one Gracilinanus agilis isolate LMUSP501 chromosome 6, AgileGrace, whole genome shotgun sequence genomic region, the following are encoded:
- the LOC123251395 gene encoding probable E3 ubiquitin-protein ligase TRIML1: MEAKELIENFKAELTCSICLGYFTDPVTTRCGHNFCKDCLLQCYEQDDATLTCPECRGVIRYSDIVLSKNLQNLSITGKILRENLLSPALLTTCDQHGEKEKLFCEQDQKLICESCLLTEEHKDHQVLPLQMAADKYKKKLQETRNMLQRKKEEFKETMKKMRKTEAYFKEDTKFYKALIRYEYNKMHEFLYNEENQHLQKLDQEIEDKVAKVEQNKAYLSQQIQHLQRKILDLEENMDKTPLEMLQDMKDILKRNEELLFQEPEIIYLTYTTYPMTALTEILKSYTADITPDPETGSLHFIMPEHFKSLKYGLDPQDQSDKEERLEYFVTMLGTQTFTSGTHYWEVDVEGQTEWILGICRDSVSKNGTHSILSADVTAIIGLKVENQILFWSPKDCFYSTPSHKVGIFLNYDEGNITFYDVKEKIILISFPNLTFGGPVRPFFSASLFNKGSTL, from the exons ATGGAGGCCAAAGAATTGATTGAAAACTTCAAGGCGGAACTCACTTGCTCCATCTGTCTGGGCTACTTCACAGACCCAGTGACTACCAGATGTGGGCATAATTTTTGCAAGGACTGTCTCCTCCAGTGCTATGAACAAGATGATGCTACATTAACTTGTCCAGAGTGCAGAGGTGTCATTAGATACAGTGACATTGTGCTCAGCAAGAACCTGCAGAATTTGTCTATCACTGGCAAAATACTCAGAGAGAATTTACTGAGCCCAGCACTTCTGACCACCTGTGATCaacatggagaaaaagagaagctcTTCTGTGAGCAAGACCAAAAACTGATTTGTGAGTCCTGCTTATTAACAGAAGAGCACAAGGATCACCAAGTCCTTCCCTTGCAAATGGCTGCTGACAAGTACAAG AAGAAACTTCAAGAGACACGAAATATGttacagagaaagaaggaggaatttaaagagacaatgaaaaaaatgagaaaaacagaggCATATTTTAAG GAGGATACAAAATTTTATAAAGCATTAATCAGATATGAATACAATAAAATGCATGAGTTCTTATATAATGAAGAAAATCAACACCTGCAAAAACTGGACCAAGAAATAGAAGACAAAGTGGCAAAAGTCGAGCAGAATAAGGCCTATCTGTCCCAACAAATTCAACATCTGCAACGAAAGATATTAGACCTAGAAGAAAACATGGACAAGACACCCTTGGAAATGCTCCAG gATATGAAAGACATCCTGAAAAG AAATGAGGAGCTGCTATTTCAAGAACCAGAGATTATTTACCTTACTTATACAACTTACCCAATGACTGCTTTAACAGAAATTCTCAAGAGCTATACAG cgGATATCACACCGGATCCTGAAACAGGCAGTCTTCATTTTATTATGCCTGAACATTTTAAGAGTTTGAAGTATGGACTTGACCCACAAGACCAGTCTGATAAAGAAGAAAGACTTGAATATTTTGTTACTATGTTGGGGACTCAGACCTTTACCAGTGGAACACACTACTGGGAAGTAGATGTGGAAGGTCAGACAGAGTGGATACTTGGAATCTGTAGAGATTCAGTCAGCAAAAATGGGACTCACTCCATATTATCTGCTGATGTAACAGCCATAATAGGCTTAAAAGTTGAAAATCAAATACTTTTCTGGAGTCCAAAAGATTGCTTTTATTCCACACCTTCACATAAGGTGGGCATTTTCCTTAACTATGA